In Bacillus cereus ATCC 14579, a single window of DNA contains:
- a CDS encoding 2Fe-2S iron-sulfur cluster-binding protein, which yields MPKLTIEGAGTFDVKEGTKLVLAIEDSGVNILHRCGGNARCTTCRVEILAGDFCEASANEKHAMTEKGIEDHLRLSCQMRVHKDIVVRPVLTVENSGLDAGPRPAE from the coding sequence TTGCCAAAATTAACAATTGAAGGTGCGGGAACTTTTGATGTGAAAGAAGGAACAAAGTTAGTATTAGCAATTGAAGATAGCGGTGTCAACATTCTTCATCGTTGCGGCGGGAATGCACGTTGCACAACTTGTAGAGTAGAAATACTAGCAGGTGATTTCTGTGAAGCGAGTGCGAATGAGAAACATGCAATGACGGAAAAAGGAATTGAAGATCATTTACGATTATCTTGTCAAATGCGTGTACATAAAGATATAGTCGTTCGTCCGGTACTTACAGTTGAAAATTCAGGTCTTGATGCTGGGCCACGTCCGGCGGAGTAA
- a CDS encoding lytic polysaccharide monooxygenase, producing the protein MNNRFLKQLQNMKMNKKSLGAVALTAGIISTTLIPQNAYAHGFVEKPGSRSALCSSTYGALNVNCGSVMYEPQSLEAPKGFPQGGPVDGQIASAGGKFGGILDQQTANRWFKNTITGGENTFTWKYTAPHLTSKWHYYITKKGWNPNKALTRADFEPIGTVQHDGSAASNNLTHKINVPTDRSGYHVILAVWDVADTANAFYNVIDVNLINDVKPDIEAPSIPNGLQTQKVTANSVELTWNASTDNVGVKGYQIFRNGEMIDTVIGTHFIDKKLQPSTEYSYTVKAIDAAGNVSKESTALTVKTTVEIPDTEAPTQPKGLHSMGTTASSVDLMWSPSDDNIGVDHYDIYRETEGSMKKIATSNTASYMDKNLLANTTYKYVVKAVDVAGNESVQSDIFTITTKTESASYEAWDAKKAYKKGDRVLHEGKVYEAVQSYQGNGDPNWIYALSLWKTV; encoded by the coding sequence ATGAATAATCGATTTTTAAAACAACTACAAAATATGAAAATGAACAAAAAAAGTTTAGGAGCTGTAGCATTAACAGCTGGAATTATTAGTACGACACTTATTCCTCAAAATGCTTATGCGCACGGTTTTGTTGAAAAGCCCGGTAGCCGATCCGCTTTATGTAGTTCAACTTATGGTGCGCTAAATGTAAACTGTGGAAGTGTTATGTATGAACCACAAAGTTTAGAAGCTCCAAAAGGTTTCCCACAAGGTGGTCCAGTAGATGGACAAATTGCTTCAGCAGGCGGAAAATTTGGTGGTATTTTAGATCAACAAACAGCAAATCGTTGGTTTAAAAATACAATCACTGGTGGGGAAAATACATTTACTTGGAAGTATACTGCGCCTCACTTAACGAGTAAGTGGCATTACTATATTACTAAAAAAGGATGGAATCCAAATAAAGCGCTAACAAGAGCAGATTTTGAACCAATTGGAACTGTACAACATGATGGTTCTGCAGCTTCAAATAATTTAACTCATAAAATCAATGTACCTACTGATCGTAGTGGATATCATGTGATTTTAGCAGTATGGGATGTAGCTGATACAGCAAATGCATTCTATAATGTAATTGATGTTAATCTTATTAATGATGTGAAACCAGACATAGAAGCGCCAAGTATTCCAAATGGACTTCAGACGCAAAAAGTAACAGCAAATAGTGTAGAACTAACATGGAACGCTTCTACGGATAATGTAGGGGTAAAAGGATATCAAATCTTCCGTAACGGAGAGATGATTGATACAGTAATAGGCACTCATTTTATTGATAAGAAATTACAACCAAGCACAGAATACTCTTATACTGTAAAAGCAATTGACGCAGCTGGCAATGTATCGAAGGAAAGTACAGCGCTTACAGTAAAAACAACAGTTGAGATTCCTGATACAGAAGCACCAACACAACCAAAAGGATTACATAGTATGGGAACGACAGCGTCAAGTGTGGATTTAATGTGGAGTCCATCTGACGATAATATTGGTGTAGACCATTACGATATTTATAGAGAAACAGAAGGATCAATGAAAAAGATTGCAACATCCAATACAGCTTCTTATATGGATAAAAATCTGCTCGCTAATACTACTTATAAATATGTAGTAAAAGCTGTTGATGTAGCTGGAAATGAATCCGTACAGAGTGATATATTCACAATTACTACAAAAACCGAAAGCGCTTCATATGAAGCGTGGGATGCAAAAAAAGCATATAAAAAGGGAGATAGAGTTCTACACGAAGGAAAAGTATATGAAGCAGTCCAGAGTTATCAAGGAAATGGTGATCCGAACTGGATTTATGCATTATCATTATGGAAAACAGTGTAA
- a CDS encoding formylglycine-generating enzyme family protein has protein sequence MTNDLIQLIDSLMVNIPAGEVVLRDDRIKKEWLVQIQPFLLAKYAVTMELYDAITNSTLNNFDKNHKPVVNISWNDAIAFCNVLSKKAGLKEYYSISDGGQIVKCNLDSNGYRLPSEAEWQYACKASTTGYTYGKLHDIAWYNENSNGEIHDVGQKEPNAWGLYDMLGNVWEWCYDLYDETVYGSYRIFRGGSWAETARGCGATCRRRSHPTFHIDDLGFRLARSI, from the coding sequence ATGACTAACGATTTAATTCAACTAATCGATTCATTAATGGTCAATATTCCAGCTGGAGAGGTAGTATTAAGAGATGATCGAATAAAAAAAGAATGGCTAGTACAAATTCAACCATTTCTTCTTGCAAAGTATGCTGTAACAATGGAACTATATGATGCTATTACAAATAGTACATTAAATAATTTTGATAAAAATCATAAACCAGTTGTCAATATTTCATGGAACGATGCCATTGCGTTTTGTAATGTACTTTCAAAAAAAGCGGGATTAAAAGAATATTATTCTATTAGTGATGGTGGTCAAATTGTGAAATGTAATTTAGATTCAAATGGCTACCGATTACCATCTGAGGCGGAGTGGCAATATGCATGTAAAGCAAGTACAACCGGATATACATACGGGAAACTTCATGATATAGCGTGGTATAATGAAAATTCAAATGGAGAGATTCATGACGTTGGCCAAAAAGAACCGAATGCATGGGGACTTTATGATATGCTAGGGAACGTTTGGGAATGGTGTTATGATTTGTATGATGAAACAGTGTATGGATCATACCGCATTTTTCGTGGTGGTAGTTGGGCTGAAACAGCGAGAGGGTGCGGCGCTACTTGTCGTCGTCGAAGCCATCCTACATTTCATATAGATGATCTCGGTTTTAGACTTGCTAGGTCAATTTAG
- a CDS encoding DNA topology modulation protein, producing the protein MKKIILIGSGGSGKSTLARQLGNKLNIKVHHLDALFWKPNWEGVPREEQITVQNNLIKDEKWIIDGNYGGTMGIRLNAADTIIFLDIHRTICVYRAFKRIVKYRNKTRPDMGAGCEERFDLQFFKWIWEYPNAKRPTILKELEQLPEEKKVIVLKSPNEVRKFLEHI; encoded by the coding sequence ATGAAAAAAATAATATTAATTGGTTCTGGTGGTTCAGGAAAATCTACATTAGCAAGGCAGTTAGGAAATAAATTAAATATTAAGGTGCATCATCTTGATGCATTATTTTGGAAACCGAATTGGGAAGGTGTTCCGAGAGAAGAACAAATAACAGTTCAAAATAACTTAATTAAAGATGAGAAATGGATTATTGATGGGAATTACGGCGGGACGATGGGTATAAGACTGAATGCAGCTGATACAATTATCTTCCTTGATATTCATAGAACAATTTGTGTTTATAGGGCTTTTAAAAGAATTGTAAAATACCGAAATAAAACAAGACCAGATATGGGCGCAGGATGTGAAGAAAGATTTGATTTGCAATTTTTTAAATGGATATGGGAATATCCTAATGCTAAACGACCTACAATTTTAAAAGAGTTAGAGCAATTGCCGGAAGAGAAAAAGGTTATTGTTTTAAAATCTCCAAATGAGGTTCGGAAATTTTTAGAGCACATATAA
- a CDS encoding RNA polymerase subunit sigma-70: MCTKVTHVLKNHIDMNHSNINFLIEQYGELKRYCTFLTKNKWDGEDLAQETVCKVLQKYRNKDICMTLVYKIARNRWLDQIKSKSVHEKIREQITFEEPHENIADLHEMVGKVLSSLNVQQSAILLLKDVFQYSIADIAKVCSVSEGAVKASLFRSRNRLKTVSEEGIEIVEFTEDIEVVVTSIREERPELLTKLLPTIDFTKLPSKQPVLLFNVKNPSSYSCMLCAA; this comes from the coding sequence TTGTGCACAAAAGTAACTCATGTTTTAAAGAACCATATCGATATGAATCATTCAAATATAAACTTTTTAATTGAACAATATGGAGAGTTAAAAAGATACTGTACTTTTTTAACGAAAAACAAATGGGATGGGGAAGATCTCGCCCAAGAAACAGTGTGTAAAGTGCTTCAAAAATATAGAAATAAAGATATTTGTATGACACTCGTCTATAAAATAGCAAGAAATCGTTGGTTAGATCAGATAAAGTCTAAGTCTGTTCATGAAAAAATAAGAGAACAAATCACTTTTGAAGAACCACATGAGAACATTGCAGATTTGCATGAAATGGTAGGGAAAGTATTGTCTTCATTAAATGTACAGCAATCCGCAATTTTATTATTAAAAGATGTTTTTCAATATAGTATCGCTGATATTGCTAAAGTGTGTTCTGTATCAGAAGGTGCAGTAAAGGCTTCTTTATTTCGAAGTAGAAATAGGCTGAAAACTGTAAGTGAAGAAGGGATTGAGATAGTCGAATTCACAGAGGATATTGAAGTTGTTGTAACATCTATTCGTGAGGAAAGACCAGAATTGTTAACGAAACTTCTTCCGACAATAGATTTTACTAAGTTACCATCTAAACAGCCAGTGTTATTATTTAATGTGAAAAACCCTTCTTCCTACAGTTGTATGCTTTGCGCAGCATAA
- a CDS encoding DUF2809 domain-containing protein, translated as MNTKRNRVVYALFTIVVIILGLSSRKFSFALPHLLNDYLGDALWALMIFTGFGFLFPKTETKKLAFISLMFCYGIEASQLYHAEWIDSMRATTLGGLVLGYGFLWSDLVAYTIGVVVGILCEFMLRRK; from the coding sequence ATGAATACGAAACGAAATAGAGTAGTATATGCACTATTTACTATAGTTGTTATTATTTTAGGTCTTAGCTCAAGAAAGTTTTCTTTTGCACTACCACATCTATTAAATGATTACTTAGGCGATGCTTTATGGGCATTAATGATTTTCACTGGCTTTGGATTTTTGTTTCCTAAAACAGAGACGAAGAAGTTGGCTTTTATTAGTTTAATGTTTTGCTACGGGATTGAAGCGAGCCAATTGTATCATGCGGAATGGATAGATAGCATGCGTGCAACGACTTTGGGCGGACTCGTGTTGGGATACGGTTTTTTGTGGAGTGATTTGGTGGCTTATACAATTGGTGTTGTTGTTGGCATACTTTGTGAGTTTATGTTACGGAGGAAATAA
- the clpP gene encoding ATP-dependent Clp endopeptidase proteolytic subunit ClpP: MNTIPYVVEQTKLGERSYDIYSRLLKDRIIIIGSEINDQVASSVVAQLLFLEAEDAEKDIYLYINSPGGSTTAGFAILDTMNLIKPDVQTLCMGFAASFGALLLLSGAKGKRFALPNSEIMIHQPLGGAQGQATEIEITAKRILKLKHDINKMIAEKTGQPIERVAHDTERDYFMTAEEAKAYGIVDDVVTKK, translated from the coding sequence ATGAATACAATTCCATATGTAGTAGAACAAACAAAATTAGGAGAACGTTCCTATGATATATATTCAAGGTTATTAAAAGACCGCATTATTATTATCGGCTCAGAAATTAACGATCAAGTAGCGAGTAGTGTCGTAGCGCAATTATTATTTTTAGAAGCAGAAGATGCAGAAAAAGATATATATTTATACATCAATAGCCCAGGAGGTTCAACGACAGCAGGTTTTGCAATATTAGATACGATGAATTTAATTAAACCAGATGTGCAAACGCTATGCATGGGCTTTGCGGCATCATTCGGTGCATTGTTATTATTATCAGGAGCAAAAGGAAAACGGTTTGCGCTCCCTAACAGTGAAATTATGATTCATCAGCCGCTTGGTGGTGCACAAGGGCAAGCAACAGAAATTGAAATAACTGCGAAAAGAATATTAAAGTTAAAGCATGATATTAATAAAATGATTGCAGAAAAAACAGGCCAACCGATTGAAAGAGTAGCACATGATACAGAAAGAGATTATTTTATGACTGCAGAAGAAGCGAAGGCATATGGGATTGTAGATGACGTTGTTACGAAAAAATAA
- a CDS encoding macrolide family glycosyltransferase, with amino-acid sequence MARVLFINAGSEGHINPTLQVVDELISRGEEVVYFSIEAFRERIEKTGATVRTIDDQKFIKAFLSGGRNYLQERINGLLHTADIVIPSVLEQIEGEHFDYIIHDSMFGCGHLIAQILKLPAINSCTSFAQDEKSFEQMLGHLSKNIPVEIYDKIQNDFQNLTKGIAEKYGVEIKSSYEVFCNPAPLTIVYTIKEFQPFGDTFDEIYKFVGPSISAQMKNRDVDFTSIEEKSPIYISLGTVFNEAIDFYKLCMKAFENSEHTIVMSIGSKTKISDLGEIPKNFIVKNYVPQTELLTYTKLFITHGGMNSAHEGLYNGVPLVVIPQSADQPVVAKQVESLGAGIKLQMQGLTADQLSESVEMVLNNPSFKEVALNLKKSFQKSGGYKEAVDEIFIFVGQ; translated from the coding sequence ATGGCGCGTGTTTTATTTATTAATGCTGGATCAGAAGGACATATAAATCCAACTTTACAAGTTGTAGATGAATTGATTTCTCGTGGTGAAGAGGTCGTTTATTTTTCAATAGAAGCTTTCAGGGAGCGGATTGAGAAGACAGGTGCTACTGTACGAACGATTGATGATCAAAAATTTATAAAAGCGTTTCTATCTGGAGGCAGAAATTATTTACAGGAAAGAATAAATGGCCTTCTACATACAGCAGATATTGTAATACCTAGCGTTTTAGAACAAATTGAAGGTGAACATTTTGATTACATAATTCATGATTCTATGTTTGGCTGTGGCCATTTAATTGCTCAAATCCTTAAACTTCCAGCCATAAATTCATGCACATCTTTTGCGCAGGATGAAAAATCCTTTGAGCAAATGTTAGGTCATCTATCAAAAAATATCCCAGTAGAAATTTATGATAAAATACAGAATGATTTTCAAAACTTAACGAAGGGAATTGCTGAAAAATATGGTGTTGAAATAAAATCATCGTATGAAGTTTTCTGTAATCCTGCACCCCTGACTATTGTATATACAATTAAGGAGTTCCAGCCTTTTGGTGATACGTTTGATGAAATATATAAATTTGTAGGACCATCTATCTCTGCACAAATGAAAAACAGAGACGTTGATTTTACTTCAATTGAAGAAAAAAGTCCGATTTATATTTCATTAGGTACTGTTTTTAATGAAGCGATTGACTTTTATAAACTGTGTATGAAGGCCTTTGAGAATAGTGAGCATACAATTGTTATGTCTATTGGTAGTAAAACAAAAATAAGTGATCTAGGCGAAATTCCTAAAAACTTCATTGTGAAAAACTATGTACCCCAAACTGAGCTGCTTACATATACGAAACTATTTATTACACACGGCGGGATGAACAGTGCGCATGAAGGACTGTATAACGGGGTTCCGCTCGTTGTAATACCGCAAAGTGCAGATCAGCCAGTAGTCGCAAAGCAAGTGGAGAGTCTTGGAGCAGGAATAAAATTACAAATGCAAGGATTAACTGCGGATCAACTAAGTGAAAGTGTAGAAATGGTATTAAATAATCCGTCATTTAAAGAAGTTGCTTTGAATTTGAAGAAATCTTTCCAAAAATCAGGTGGATATAAGGAAGCTGTTGATGAAATTTTTATATTTGTAGGTCAGTGA
- a CDS encoding class I SAM-dependent methyltransferase gives MKDSIKDTYDKLASTYKENLDFANPYNSYYERPAMMELIPKELEGKKILDAGCAAGWYTSQFIKRGANVTAIDVSPEMVKAAKENIGEEATFLCHDLQETLPFKDNTYDVIVSSLTLHYIENWNQVFQEFRRVLKPGGELIYSIHHPFMDFTKFPCENYFEKQLLIDTWVKPNITIEVKFFRRSLQDILNKTTNYFVLEEIVEPKAIEKMKEVDEKSYYYLNTNPHFLIIKATNK, from the coding sequence ATGAAAGATTCGATTAAAGATACGTATGATAAATTAGCGAGTACATATAAAGAAAATCTAGATTTCGCAAATCCATATAACAGTTATTATGAAAGACCGGCGATGATGGAGCTTATTCCAAAGGAACTAGAAGGAAAAAAGATACTAGATGCTGGATGTGCAGCTGGATGGTATACTTCTCAATTCATAAAAAGAGGAGCAAATGTTACAGCAATTGATGTAAGTCCTGAAATGGTAAAAGCAGCAAAAGAAAATATAGGAGAAGAAGCAACGTTCCTTTGTCATGATCTGCAAGAAACATTGCCATTTAAAGATAATACATATGATGTGATTGTAAGTTCATTAACTCTTCATTATATAGAAAATTGGAATCAAGTATTTCAAGAATTTCGTCGTGTATTGAAGCCAGGTGGAGAACTTATATATTCTATTCATCATCCTTTTATGGATTTCACAAAGTTTCCATGTGAAAATTATTTTGAAAAACAGTTATTAATAGATACTTGGGTTAAACCGAATATTACTATTGAAGTCAAGTTTTTTAGAAGATCATTACAAGACATACTAAATAAAACTACAAATTATTTTGTATTAGAAGAGATAGTAGAACCGAAGGCAATTGAAAAAATGAAAGAAGTAGACGAAAAATCATATTATTATCTAAATACGAATCCACATTTTCTTATCATTAAAGCAACTAATAAATAG
- a CDS encoding GNAT family N-acetyltransferase, with product MQSKLITELTDLETAFHIRKEVFVKEQGVPLTDEFDTFDEIGEQCKHILVYYHELPVGTGRIRFVDGVGKLERICILKDYRTYGLGKVIIQTLEEIARNEQATKVKLHGQTQAEGFYKKLGYETSSDIFMEDGIPHILMTKMLS from the coding sequence TTGCAATCCAAACTTATAACAGAACTTACTGATTTAGAAACTGCCTTTCATATTCGAAAAGAAGTATTTGTAAAAGAACAAGGTGTTCCTCTTACAGATGAATTCGATACATTCGATGAAATCGGAGAGCAATGTAAACATATTTTAGTTTATTATCATGAGCTTCCTGTAGGTACAGGGCGTATACGATTTGTTGATGGCGTCGGAAAATTAGAACGTATTTGCATTTTAAAAGATTATCGTACATACGGATTAGGTAAAGTCATCATTCAAACGTTAGAAGAAATTGCTCGTAACGAACAAGCTACAAAAGTGAAACTACACGGGCAAACACAAGCTGAAGGATTTTATAAAAAATTAGGTTATGAAACTTCTTCTGATATATTTATGGAAGATGGCATTCCGCATATACTTATGACGAAAATGTTATCATAA
- a CDS encoding serine hydrolase, giving the protein METVINKIKEVQSNYVGMAIYSTKDNRIVASYNNELNIPLASAEKLVIGFVVTQMVKENKHNWNDILHHIKFNPHEDSAQLYPHLQGRTSLTLSQAVEVMIACHDSCVAQPVVMHCGGWDAVKMYAQTYFSKIYIQENARDEKNVGELSEVLALFIQTFQGYKSEPELWEPIISGMVRQQGEYEEIPYYHLAHMTGGLLTATINIGIIGMFNEFPLLYVMGGKDLPNRRENKEVDEAFAVVLKYIYKEYSESMLGVSD; this is encoded by the coding sequence ATGGAAACTGTTATAAATAAAATAAAAGAGGTACAATCTAATTATGTGGGAATGGCAATTTATTCTACAAAAGATAATCGGATAGTTGCTTCATATAATAATGAATTAAATATTCCGTTAGCATCAGCAGAAAAATTAGTCATTGGATTTGTAGTAACGCAAATGGTGAAGGAAAATAAACATAATTGGAATGATATACTTCATCACATTAAATTTAATCCGCATGAAGATAGTGCGCAGTTATATCCGCATTTACAAGGAAGAACTTCTTTAACACTTAGTCAAGCGGTAGAGGTAATGATTGCTTGTCATGATAGTTGCGTTGCACAGCCAGTTGTAATGCACTGTGGTGGATGGGATGCTGTGAAAATGTACGCACAAACGTACTTTTCAAAAATTTATATACAAGAGAATGCTAGAGATGAGAAAAATGTTGGAGAATTAAGTGAAGTTCTTGCCCTTTTCATACAAACCTTTCAAGGTTATAAATCAGAACCAGAATTATGGGAACCAATTATTAGCGGCATGGTAAGACAGCAAGGAGAGTATGAAGAAATCCCATATTATCATTTAGCTCATATGACAGGTGGATTACTCACAGCTACAATAAATATTGGTATTATAGGAATGTTTAACGAATTTCCGCTTCTTTATGTGATGGGGGGGAAAGATTTACCGAATCGACGTGAAAATAAAGAGGTAGATGAAGCTTTTGCAGTAGTTTTAAAATATATATACAAAGAATATAGTGAAAGCATGCTAGGAGTGAGCGATTGA
- a CDS encoding glycine betaine ABC transporter substrate-binding protein — MRKKIWFICLALFITMIFTSCNATNANSKGKIKLGVTSWKENIATANMWKVLLEEKGYKVELMYLEKAAIWTGVARGDVDANVEVWLPVTDKPLNDRYKDDIVLKSKWYEGTGLGLVVPSYMKNINSIEDLNAHKNELDNKIVGIEPGSSLMNLTNKAMKEYDIKLKLVQSSEAAMMSELKKAYTKKKPIAVTLWNPHWGFSEFDLKYLKDPKKVYGEKDDIYYSVRKGFEKDHPDVIKYFDKWKMNDEQLGTLMVMLNKTKDPEEAARKWIKKNQALVDEWVKD, encoded by the coding sequence ATGCGAAAGAAAATTTGGTTTATATGCCTTGCATTATTTATTACTATGATTTTCACTTCATGTAATGCAACAAATGCAAATTCGAAAGGAAAAATTAAACTTGGTGTAACAAGTTGGAAAGAAAATATTGCAACTGCAAACATGTGGAAAGTTTTATTAGAAGAAAAAGGCTACAAAGTTGAGCTCATGTATTTAGAAAAAGCCGCAATTTGGACTGGTGTCGCTCGTGGCGATGTTGATGCGAATGTAGAAGTATGGCTACCAGTTACAGATAAACCGCTAAACGATCGTTATAAAGATGATATTGTCTTAAAATCAAAATGGTACGAAGGTACTGGACTAGGTTTAGTCGTCCCTTCTTATATGAAAAACATAAACAGTATCGAAGATTTAAATGCTCATAAAAATGAACTAGATAATAAAATTGTCGGTATCGAACCCGGTAGTAGTCTTATGAATTTAACGAATAAAGCAATGAAAGAATATGATATAAAACTAAAACTTGTCCAATCTTCTGAAGCTGCGATGATGAGTGAACTAAAGAAAGCATATACAAAAAAGAAACCAATCGCTGTTACGCTTTGGAATCCGCATTGGGGTTTTTCAGAATTTGACTTAAAATATTTAAAAGACCCTAAGAAAGTATATGGTGAAAAAGATGACATTTATTACTCCGTTCGTAAAGGTTTCGAAAAAGATCACCCAGATGTTATAAAATACTTTGATAAATGGAAAATGAACGATGAACAGCTCGGTACGTTAATGGTCATGTTAAATAAAACAAAAGATCCTGAAGAGGCTGCGCGAAAATGGATTAAAAAAAATCAAGCATTAGTTGATGAATGGGTAAAGGATTAA
- a CDS encoding MmcQ/YjbR family DNA-binding protein — protein MNATRAYCLSKRKATEDSPDGWSATCMRLNNKIFAIVNHEEGEKAAITLKCDPEVALRIREDYPETIIPGYHMNKKHWNTVYIHKDIEQEQINKMIDWSYDLVLQSFSKKKQQELMD, from the coding sequence ATGAATGCAACAAGAGCGTACTGTTTATCGAAAAGAAAAGCGACAGAAGATTCTCCAGATGGTTGGAGTGCAACATGTATGAGGCTTAATAATAAAATATTTGCGATAGTAAATCATGAAGAAGGCGAAAAAGCTGCGATTACATTGAAGTGTGATCCAGAAGTCGCATTAAGAATAAGAGAAGATTATCCAGAAACCATTATTCCAGGGTATCATATGAATAAAAAACATTGGAATACTGTTTATATTCATAAGGATATAGAGCAGGAGCAAATTAATAAAATGATTGATTGGTCGTATGATTTAGTACTACAATCATTTTCAAAGAAAAAGCAACAGGAGTTAATGGATTAA
- a CDS encoding GNAT family N-acetyltransferase: protein MKHIENGTRIEGEYIKNKVIQYNMSILTDEVKQPMEEVSLVVKNEEGKIFGGVTGTMYFYHLHIDFLWVDESVRHDGYGSQLLHEIEGIAKEKGCRLILLDSFSFQAPEFYKKHGYREYGVVEDHPKGHSQHFFEKRL, encoded by the coding sequence ATGAAACATATAGAGAACGGTACACGTATTGAAGGAGAATACATTAAAAATAAAGTTATTCAATATAATATGTCCATCTTAACAGATGAAGTAAAACAGCCGATGGAAGAAGTAAGCCTCGTAGTAAAAAATGAAGAAGGAAAAATTTTTGGTGGCGTAACAGGTACGATGTATTTTTATCATCTTCATATCGACTTTTTATGGGTTGACGAATCAGTTCGTCATGACGGTTATGGCAGCCAACTTTTACATGAAATTGAAGGGATTGCAAAGGAAAAAGGGTGTAGATTAATATTGCTAGATTCATTTAGTTTCCAAGCACCAGAATTTTATAAAAAGCACGGTTACAGGGAGTATGGTGTCGTTGAAGATCATCCGAAAGGTCATAGTCAGCACTTTTTTGAAAAGAGATTATAA
- the rpiA gene encoding ribose 5-phosphate isomerase A — MNLKQLAGEYAANFVNDGMKIGLGTGSTVYWTIQKLGERVKEGLSFQAVPTSKETEALAQQLNIPLISLNDVQSLDLTIDGADEIDSNLQLIKGGGGALLREKIVASSSKKLIIIADESKLVTHLGTFPLPIEIIPFSWKQTENKIQSLGCQTTLRLKNNETYITDNNNMIIDCIFPNHISNPVHLHTQLKMITGVVETGLFISMTSTAIIGTKNGIKKL; from the coding sequence ATGAATTTAAAACAGCTCGCTGGCGAATATGCTGCTAACTTTGTAAACGATGGCATGAAAATTGGGCTTGGTACAGGTTCTACTGTATATTGGACAATACAAAAATTAGGTGAGCGTGTAAAAGAAGGATTATCATTTCAAGCTGTACCAACATCAAAGGAAACTGAAGCATTAGCACAGCAACTAAATATCCCCCTAATTTCGTTAAACGACGTACAAAGTCTTGATCTTACAATTGATGGAGCGGATGAAATTGATTCAAATTTACAACTTATAAAAGGCGGTGGCGGTGCATTACTTCGTGAAAAAATCGTTGCCTCTTCCTCTAAAAAACTAATTATCATTGCTGATGAATCGAAACTTGTAACACATTTAGGTACTTTTCCATTACCTATTGAAATCATCCCTTTTTCATGGAAACAAACCGAAAATAAAATTCAGTCTTTAGGATGTCAAACAACATTACGTTTGAAAAACAATGAAACCTATATAACCGATAACAATAACATGATTATCGATTGTATATTCCCTAATCATATTTCTAATCCTGTCCATTTACACACCCAATTAAAAATGATTACTGGTGTAGTTGAAACAGGGTTGTTTATAAGTATGACGAGTACAGCAATTATTGGTACTAAAAATGGGATAAAGAAATTGTAA